AGGGCAGGCCCCTTACTACTTCGTGCCGGGGCCATCCCGCCATCCGATGATGGCGGCTGCCGGCCTTTTCTTCGTGATCCTCGGCGCCGGCCAGTGGGTCAACGGGGCAGCCTGGGGGCCGTACTCGGTGGCTTTCGGGCTGGTGTGGTGGGCCGTCGTGCTCACGCAGTGGTTCTCGGATGCCATACGCGAAAGCGAAGCCGGCCTGTACAGCGACCGCATCGATGTCTCCTACCGGTGGAGCATGGCGTGGTTCATCTTCTCGGAGGTGATGTTCTTCGCCTCCTTCTTCGGTGCGTTGTTCTGGGCGCGTCTGTACGTGCTGCCGGCGCTGGGCAACATCGAGAACGCGCTGCTGTGGCCCGATTTCAAGGCCGTGTGGCCGTCCGAGATGGCGGGGGCGACGGCCTCGCCAGCAGGCACGGTCGAACCCTTCCGCACCATGGGGCCGTGGCCGATCCCCACCATCAACACCGCCTTGCTGCTGACTTCCGGCATCACGCTGACGATCGCCCACCACGCGCTGCGTGAAGACATGCGCAAGCGGTGCCTCACCTTCATGTGGCTGACGGTGCTGCTGGGCGTGCTCTTCGTGATGCTTCAGGGCTACGAGTATTACGAGGCCTACACCCACCTGAACCTGAAGCTCTCGTCGGGCATCTACGGGTCCACCTTCTTCATGCTGACCGGCTTCCACGGCCTGCACGTGTTCGTCGGCATGCTGATGCTGCTGTTCATCACGCTGCGACTGCAGAAGGGGCACTTCACGGCACAGCGGCACTTCGGGTTCGAAGGCGCGGCCTGGTACTGGCACTTCGTGGACGTCGTCTGGCTGGGCCTGTACGTGATCGTCTACTGGACCTGACGCCCCCGGGCCGGACTCACTGGCCCATCGGGATGCCGGTGGGCTGGATCCAGCCCATCTTGTAGCTCACCAGGATGAACACGAACAAGGCAATCGACAGCCCCACCCGCAAGGCCAGGGCGCGCACCATGCGGTTGCTCTTGGGCTCGCCGTCCCGTCCGTCGCGCAGCATGGCGCGACCGGCGGCAAACAGCGCCACGATGATGGCGACCAGGGCGATGACGAAGACGATCTTCATCGGCCCAGTGTATGCCGGGCGCCCGGCCCCGCGGGAGTCGCGATGACCCTGCCCCCGAAGCCGCAAGGGACAGGGCGCCGCGTGGTGGTGGCCCTGGCCGCGCTGGCTGCCACCGGGCTGACGGTCTGGCTGGGGTGCTGGCAGTTGGGGCGCGCCGAGACCAAGGCGGCGCTGGCGAACCAGGTGGCGCATCAGGCGAGCCTGCCGACCTGGACCGCCGCCGATTGGCCCTGCGATGCGCAAGCGACAAGCACCTTGCCTCTGCAGCGGCCGGTGCGATTGCGCGGGCAATGGCTGCACGAGCGCACCGTGTTGCTGGACAACCGCAGCATGGACGGACGCAGTGGCCTCATCGTCGTGACACCGCTGCGGCTCGATGAGCGCGCGGCCTGCCCTGGCGCCATCGTGCTCGTGCAACGTGGCTGGTTGCCCCGCGATCCGGCCGCCCCGCGCGACGCCGCCTACTTGCCTGCGGTGCCACGCCCGCCCGGCCTCGTCGAGGTGCAAGGGCGTCTGGTGGCCGAACCGAGCCGGGTCTATTCGATTGCGCAGGAGCCCCAGCCGAAAGGCGCCGCACCCGTGCTGCGCCAGAACGTCGACCCCGCCTTCTGGGCCGCGTGGTTGGGGCAATCCCCGCTGGCGGGCACCGTCCTTCAGTTGCAAGCTGGAGCCGAACTGGCCCGCGCCGACGCGACCGCCCCTGAAGCCCCGGCTGGCGATGGGTTGTGGCGTCGGTGGCCCGCGGTGGACCACGGGCAGGGCAAGCATCTGGGTTATGCCGTTCAGTGGTTTGCGCTGGCGGCCCTCATCACGGGACTCTATGTCTGGCACCAACTCATCCGCCCCCGTCGGGCTGCCGACCGGACGCTTGCCCATGTCGACCCATGACCGCTCGGCGCCCGACAGCGCGCTGCAGTTCAGCGTGCACGGCCTGGCCCAGCAGGATCTGGCTCAGGCCCAGCGCACGCGCAGCGGCCGCCTCAAGATGCTGCTGGTGTGGCTGGTGTGTGCGGCACCCGTCATCGCGTCCTACTTCACGTACTACGTGCTGCGACCGCAGGGCCGCGTCAACCACGGCGATCTCATCACCCCTTCGCGCCCCATGCCGGCTGATGGCCGGCTGGCCCTCCACGATGTGCAAGGGCGCGCCGTGTCGGTGGCCGCGCTCAAGGGCCAGTGGTTGCTGGTGAGCGTGGCCGGTGGCGCGTGCGCGGCCGAGTGCGAGCGCCACCTCTACTGGCAGCGCCAGTTGCGCGAGGTGCTGGGCAAGGACAAGGACAGACTCGATCGGGTCTGGCTGGTCAATGATGGCGAGCCCCCCCGGCCCGCGGTGCTGCCCGGCCTGTCTGCGCCCGGGTCCTGGGTGCTGCAGGCGGATCGCGAGGCACTGTCTGGCTGGTTGGTGCCGGCCGCCGGGCAAGCCCTGTCAGCGCACCTCTATCTGGTCGACCCGCGAGGCGATTGGATGATGCGCTGGCCAGCCGACGCCGATCCCGCCGACATCAAGAAGGACCTTCTTCGCCTGATGAAGGCCAACAACAGTTGGGACGAGGCCGGCCGCTGAGCCGGGATGGAGCGCACGGTGGGCATGGCTGCGTTGATCGACCTGAATCCTGTGCTGGAGATGCTGGTGCTGGGCGCTGCCCTGGCGCTGGTCCCGACGGCGCTGGTGGCGTGGCGCGCTCGCCGCCAGGGCGTGCGCGGCTGGGCTGCCTGGCAGCGGGTGCTCACGGTCGCCACCCTGTTTCTGACACTCGACCTCGTCGTCTTCGGTGCCTTCACCCGCCTGACCGACTCGGGGCTGGGCTGCCCGGACTGGCCCGGCTGCTATGGCGAGACCAGTCCCTGGGGAGCGAAGACCGCCATCGCGGCCGAGCAGGCCGTGCGTCCGCATGGCCCCGTCACCCACCACAAGGCCTGGATCGAGATGCTGCACCGCTACCTGGCCACAGCCGTCGGGGCGCTGATCACCGGGCTCATGGTGGCGGCATGGCGGCGGCGGCATGCACCCGGTGCGCTCTCGCCATGGTGGCCCACGCTGACCTTCGTGTGGGTGTGCGTGCAGGGGGCTTTCGGGGCCCTCACGGTCACGTCGAAGCTGCAGCCCCTCATCGTCACGCTGCACCTGCTGGGGGCGCTGCTGGGCGTGGGGCTGCTGACCGCACAGGTGCGGGCCCTGCACCCGGCAGGCTCACGCTATGAGCGCGAGACCACCAAGGTCTGGGCCTCGTCGCCCTGGCGCCGTGCGGGCATGCTGGTGCTGGCTTTGCTGGCCGTGCAGATCGCGCTGGGCGCCTGGGTCAGCAGCAACTATGCCGTGCTGGCCTGCGCCGACTTCCCGACCTGTCAGGGTCGGTGGTGGCCCGAGATGGACGCCGCGACCGGCTTCACGCTGTGGCGCCCGTTGGGCGAGAACGGACAGGGGGGCTGGATTGCCCTCCCGGCGCTCACGGCCATCCACATGGCCCATCGCCTCATGGCTGTGGTCGTGCTGCTGGCCCTGCTGGTCTATGGCTGGGGTCTGCGGCGTCATACCGTCTGGCGCCGCGAGGGCCGCGTCCTGCTTGGGCTGGGGGCATGGCAATTGCTCACCGGGCTCAGCAATGTGGTGCTGAACTGGCCGCTGGTGGCCGCGCTGGCCCACACATTGGGTGCGGCGTTGCTGGTGTGGTGGCTGGTGCGCCTGCTGGTGTTGCCCGGCTGGGCGCGGCCCGCGGGTGCCATGGTGAGGGCATCCAAGGGTCTTCACGCTACAAACCGGCTGCAACGCGCGCCATAGTCGATTCCACCCCTCTCGTGCTGTCGGCCCTTTGCCGGTCCCCATCCTTCGGAGACGACCATGCCTGACACGATCGCCTCGCCCCAGGTCGCCGCCGCGCCGGCCCTGCTGTCCAGTTGGCGCCAGTACTACGTCCTCACGAAGCCGCGCGTGGTGCAGCTCATCGTGTTCTGTGCGGTCATCGGCATGCTGCTCGCCGTGCCCGGTGTGCCGACGGCCGCCGAGGCCCTGACGGCGGTGGCCGCCTGTGCCGGCATCTGGCTGGTGGCCGGGGCGGCAGCCGCCTTCAACTGCCTGGTCGAGCAAGGCATCGACGCGCGCATGAAGCGCACCGCCTGGCGCCCCACGGCCCGCGGCGAGCTGTCGCGCACCCAGACGCTGTTGTTCAGCTCCGTGCTGTGTGGACTCGGCATGGTGGTACTGGCCGTGTGGGTCAACCTGCTCACCATGTGGCTCACGCTGGCCACCTTCGTGGGCTACGCCATCGTCTACACGGTGCTGCTCAAGCCCATGACGCCGCAGAACATCGTCATAGGCGGCGCGTCGGGCGCGATGCCGCCCGTGCTCGGCTGGGCCGCCATGCGCGGTTCCGTCGACCCGGAGGCGCTGATGCTGTGCCTCATCATCTTCCTGTGGACGCCGCCGCATTTCTGGTCACTGGCGCTGTACCGCGTCGAGGACTACGCTCGTGCCGGGCTGCCGATGCTGCCTGTCACGCACGGCAACGCCTTCACGCGGCTACACATCCTGCTGTACACCGTGGTGCTGCTGGCTGGCAGCCTGCTGCCCTTCATTTACGGCATGAGCGGCTGGTTTTACCTGGCCAGCGCGTTGGTGCTGGGCGGCTTGTTCGTGGCGTATGCGTGGCGGCTGTGGCGGCGTTACAGTGACGAACTGGCCCGCAAGACCTTCCGCTTCTCCATCATCCACCTGATGCTGATGTTTGCTGCCTTGCTGGTCGACCACTACTGGATCCTATAGACCACCATGCGCATGCGTTTTTCTCCCGGCCGCCGTCGGCTGGGCCTGGCGGCGGTGTCCGCCCTGTTGCTGGCTGCCTGCGACAAGCCCTCGTCCACCCCGCCTCAACCCAAGGCGGCCTTCAACGGCGTCGACATCACCGGGGCCAACTACGCCCGCACGCTGAAGCTGAAGGACTTCGACGGTCACCCCCGGTCGCTCGACGAGTTCAAGGGCAAGGTCGTCTTCGTGTTCTTCGGCTTCACGCAGTGCCCCGACGTGTGCCCCACGACCATGGCCGAGCTGGCCGAGGTGCGTCGGCGCCTGGGCCCCGATGGCAACAAGGTGCAAGGCGTGTTCGTCACCGTCGACCCCGACCGCGACACGCCCGAGGTGCTGAAGGCCTACCTCGGCAACCTCGACAAGGACTTCATCGGCCTGCGTGGCACCAAGGAAGAGACCGACGCGGCCAGCCGCGAGTTCAAGGTCTTCTACCAGAAGGTGCCCACCCAGGGCGACCAGTACACCATCGACCACACCGCGGGCGGCTACCTGTTCGACCCGGCCGGCCGCGTGCGGCTGTTCGTGCGCTACGGCATGGGCGCGGACAAGCTCACGGCCGACGTGACGCAACTTCTGGCCACGAGTTGAAACGCATTGTGTCGACCGGCTTGCTCGTGAGGATTTGACACGTCTTCATCCGCGTTCTGACGAATACTCCGTCCAATTCATGGCGGTCCGGATGGTCCGGGTGTCATGTCAGGGGTTTAATGGGGTGAGGACGGGCCGGCTGCCATTGCGCAGGTCAGAAGCCCGGCCGCCTGGCCGATCAGGCAGCAAGTAAGGCAATCCGGGATGTTCAAGCGTGTGGTTCTGGCGGTCGGCCTGTTGGCGGGCGCGCTGGCAGGATGCGGTGGTGGTGGTGGCGCAGCCACACCGGGCTCGGTGGCCTTGGCGCCCACAGCCGGTGCGGACGAAACGGCTCAGGCGTCCGGCCTCGTGCTGGCGGTGACGCCCTTGGGCGCCTCCTCCACCGCGCGCGTCGCATGTGCCGAGACGCAAGCCGTGTCGGTCGACACGCTGGGCGCCCGGCCTGATGACGGCGTGGACGACACCGCCGCGCTGCAGCAGGCCATCAACACGGCCCCGGCCGGGACCACGTTCGTGTTCCCTGCGGGCGTGTATCAGATCTCCGCAATGCTGTTGCCCCGGTCCGATCTGACCCTGTGCGCCAGCACCACCGCCACCCTGCGCTGGACGGGGGCCTCCGGTCACCTGATCGATGCGGCCTACCGCGGGCGCGCCGACCGCTTCAACCTCTACAACCTCGTGTTCGACGGGGCCTCGGTCATCCTGGCCGGCTCGGGCAACCGCGTGGTGAACAACACCTTCCGCAACGTCAACCGCCCGACCGCGGCGCCCGAGTCCGACCACACGCGCATGCATGCGCTGCACATCGTCGGCTTCGAGGACGGCGTGATCGAGCACAACGTGTTCGACAACATCGACACCAACACCGCGCTGATCGGCCACGGTGTCTCGGGCAGCGTCATCCGCAACAACAGCATGGGCCGGGTCTACCAGGCCATGCACTTCTTCGAGATCACCGGCACGGAGGTCGCGCAGAACCGCCTGTCGGGCATGCGACGCATGGGGATCGAGGTGCAGGGCAGCAACCTGCGCGGCCTCGTCATCCGCGACAACGTGCTGTCCGACTGGCGTTTCGAGGCCGACCAGCGCGAACTGATCGGCATGTCGGTGGTGTCGGGCGACAGCGTGGTGATTCAGGGCAACGTGCTGCGATGCGGTGCGGGTTGCGACAACAGCGAGCGCGGCTGGGGCATGGAACTCGGCGGTGCGGGCACCCTGGCGGTGCAGCGCAACGTGGTGCAGGGCTTTGCCATCGGCCTCGGTGTGGCCATCCTCGACAGCGTCACGCTGGACGGCAACGCGGTCTACGACAGCCACTCGGGCATCTACAAGTTCAACAACGGGCCCGTGTCCGGCAGCATGCGGGTGACAGGCAACCACATCGAGAACGCGCGCGATTGCGGCATCTGCGGCGAGTGGTCCCTCACCCGGGCGCCCGTGCTCAGCGGCAACACCATCGCACGTGAAGCCGGCCGGTGGGCGGGGGATGCCGGGCGTCGCTACGTCGGCATCATCGCCAGCCCGGTCACCAGCGGTGCGTCGGCCATGCAGATCCAGGGCAATCGCCTGCTGCTGGAGGGCAGCGCTGCGGCGGGCCTGCACGGCTGGGGCGTGTGCCTGTGCGGTGTCAACGCCAACCTGTCGGGCCTCACGCTGTCGGGCAACTGGTTCGGCGGCAGTGGCGGAGACTGGGGCGGTGGCGTCCTGATCAACGCCGAGCGCGCCGCCGGCGGTGTGCGCTTTGCCAGCAACCAGTTCCAGAACATGGCCATGGCTGTCGCCGGGGTACACACCTGGCTGGCGGGCGGCTTCACTGCGTCGGGCAACACTGCATTCAACGTGCCGACGGCCGGCCTGTGGCCCGGCGTGGTCGATGCCTCGGCCCGCGTCGATCTGCCCCGCCTCGGTCTGACGGCCAGCGCGTCAGGCAGCCAGCGCACGCTGCAACTCTCCGGCCTGGCGGGCGGCAGCAACGCCACCTGGCTGTTCGGCGACGGGCTGTCCGCCACGTCGACGGCGAGCAGCATCCGCCACCTGTACGTACTCAATGGCGGGCAGACGATGCGTGCCCGTGCCTGGGTCGGCCACCCATCCGGCGCATGGCTCACGGCCAGCGCGGCCTTGCCCTTCGCGGTGCCCGCGCCCTGAACGCCCGGCTTCAGGCGCTCAGCAGCGTGAAGCTCTGGCGGCCTGTCCAGTTTTCCTGCGGCCCGAGCGTGACCGGCTGAAAGACCCGGGCCCCTTCGACGCACAGCATGTGCTGCCAGCCGTCGGGGGGCATGTCCTTCAGCGCCGCGCACTTCTCGGGGCCCGGGTTCCAGATCACCGCATCCGGCAGGCCCTCGGTCTCGATCGCCAGGCGACGCGGGCCATCCCGCAGCAGCAGGCCAGCCGGCACCTTCTCGTAGATCCGGTCGATCTCGCCGTGGAAGCGCTTTTCCGGGTGGTCCTCGATGGTCTCGGTGCGCAGCAGGCTGTCGACATAGCGGCAGCCTTCCAGACCCTGCAGACGCACTTGCTGCAGGTCGGACACGGCCAGGTAGGTGTGCAGGGCTGCGGCAAACGGCCAGGTGGTCGTGCCCGTGTTCTCGGCAAACAACTCCAGATCCAGGCGCCCGCCGCTGACGGACACCGTCAACTCCAGCGTGAAGCCATGCGGCCAGATGGCCCGCGTGGCCTCATCGTCCTGCAGCACGAACGTGGCCTGCGCGTGGTCGCGTCCGGCGTGGCCGCCTTCGAGGCGCCAGGCGCGGTTGCGCGCCAGACCATGCCGCGGCAGGCTCACGTCCGGGCCGCGTTGCTCGAACTGCGGGAAGATCACCGGCACGCCACCCCGCACCGCCTGGCCTTCGCCGGCCACCGCGCGCGGCGACAGGTACAGCTGTTCCTGGCCACCGGCCGGAATCCACGAGACCACGTGCCCCCCGTGCAGCAGCACGGTCGCCCGGGCCCCGTCGGGGGATTGGATCTGCACGGCGGGTTGACCCAGTACCTGGGTCATCGGAAAGGTCGGTTCACTCATCCCGTGAGTATCCATCCTTCGACCGGGTCGATGCCGGCCGGGATGCCATACCGGGCGTCGCCCGCTTCCGCGCGCTGCTGCCCCCAGGCGGCCTGGATCAGGCACAGCACGGCGTCCAGTCGGTCGCCTTTCGGGTCGGCCACCAGGGCATCGTGCTGGGCCGCCGACAACTTGAGCCGCAGGCCCAGGCGCGTGCGGCCCTGCTCGAGTGCCGCGACGAGGTCCTTGCGGGCAATCAGGCGGTCGTCGGTGGCGACGGTGTCGCTCTTGTAGCTGCGCCGGCCCAGCACCTCGCGCGCCAGCCAGCCGGGGTAGGCCTCCAGCGCCACGGCGTACGGGCGGCCTTCCCGCTGGCCGGGCAGAGCGAGGTTGGCCGCCACCAGGCGCATCAGGCCCTCGAAGTACATCTTGCCCACTGGCACATAGCGGGTCTGCAGCGGGCTGGTGCTGACCATGTCGGGGATGGCGAGGTCGGCCGTGCGGTGTGCCAGCCTGGGCCCCGGGGGGCGGTCGGCATGCCAGGTGTCGCCCCAGCCATCCACGAGGCGCTGAAAACCGGCCCGGTCCTCGCAGTGCGCGTGCAGGGCCCGGATGAGGCGTTCGGTCTCACTCAGTGCATGAGCCAGCTCGGGCGCCACGCCCGGCACGGGATCATGCCCTCCGAGCCAGCGTGGCAGCAGGCCGGGCCCCCGCGTGGCGAGCGCCTCCACGAACACACGTGGCAATCCGAAAGGAAAGTCGCAGCCCATCACGAACCCGCTGGCCAGTGGGCCCGGCGCCGCGGGGTCGAGAAGGGCGCTCAGCGCTGCATGCGTGGGGAGTTCATCCACCCGCTCCAGTCGCACCACGCTGCCGGCGCGGCGGCCCCAGGCCAGGGTCAGCGGCTTGCGAGCGCTGGGCGCGCTGCTGAAATCCAGGCCGAGCAGCCAGGTCGGGGCGGCTGCAGACATGTCACCCGCGGGAGGTCAGCTCTGGCGGCTGACGATGCAGGCCGTGGCGATCAGCTCTTCCAGCAAGGCCATGGACACCTCGCCGGACACCGCATACGGATCCAGCACCGGCCGTTCGGAGTACTTCAGCAGCGTCGACGGGTTGACGCGCGCCAGGTTCACCTGCCCCATGGTCCAGCCGGCAAAGCGCCGCTCGGTGATCTCTTCGTAGCGCAGCAGCACCACATCGTGGTGGCGGGTGTCCTGACAGATGCGGGTGTACAGCTGGTTGACCTGCTCCCGGCCGCCTTCCAGCACCTGCATGAAGATGTCGCCGCTGTGGCACAGCAGGCCCGTGATGCCCTGCTGCGGGTTGTCCTTGCGCGAGGCGGCCAGGATCGCGTCGATGGTTTCGGGGGTCAGCGGCACCTTGGCGCGGCTCGCATACAGCAGTCGAACCAGCATGGCTCAGCCTTTCTTGTGGTTGACCAGAGAGAGGAATTCGCGACGCAGGTTCGGGTCCTTCAGGAAGGAGCCGCGCATCACGCTGTTGATCATCTTCGAGTCCATGTCCTTGACGCCGCGCCAGTGCATGCAGAAGTGGTCGGCTTCCATCACCACGGCCAGGCCGTCGGGGCTCATGCGCGACTGCAGCAGGTCGGCCACCTGGGTCACGGCCTCTTCCTGGATCTGCGGGCGGCTCATCACCCAGTCGATCAGACGCGCGTACTTCGACAGCCCGATCAGGTTCGAGTGCTCGTTGGGCATGATGCCGATCCACACCCGGCCGATGATCGGGCACAGGTGATGCGAGCACGCGCTGCGCACGGTGATCGGGCCAACGATCATCAGCTCGTTCAGCCGTTCGGCGTTCGGAAACTCGGTGACCGGCGGCGCAGCGTGGTATCGCCCCTTGAAGATCTCGTTGAGGTACATCTTCGCGACACGCCGCGCGGTGTCCTGCGTGTTGTGGTCGCTCTCGGTGTCGATCACCAGGCTGGACAGCACGGCGCTCATCTTGCCCTGCACCTCATCGAGCAGCTTTTCCAGCTCGCCCGGCTCGATGAACTCGGCAATGTTGTCATTCGCGTGAAAGCGCCGCTGCGCCGCCTTCAGGCGCTCGCGGATCTTCACGGACACAGGCACGCCTTGATCGTCGTCGGCCTCGGTGGCGTGGGGGTCGATGGCGCGCAGGGAAGGGCTGTTCATGTCGGTTCCTGTCGGAAGAGGGGCACTCTAATTGTTGCCGGCACTGTAGCCGGTCAGACATCGCCTCAGGGATTCGAGGGTATCCGCTTCGCGCAGCGGTTTGTCGGTCCGCCAGCGCAGGATCCGGGGAAAGCGCACGGCCAGACCGCTCTTGTGGCGCGGGCTGGGTGCGATCCCCTCGAAGCCCAGCTCGAACACCAGCGAGGGCCGCACCGCCCGCACCGGCCCGAACTTCTGCAGCGTCGTCTGGCGGATCACCTTGTCGACCTGCGTGATCTCGGCATCCGTCAGCCCGGAGTAGGCCTTGGCAAAGGTCACCAGCTGCAGCCCTTCGGGATCCGGGGGCTGCCCGGCCGAGATGGCATCGAGCACGGCCAGGACTTCGGCGTCGTCGCGCGGGGGGCGGTTCCACACGGCAAACGTGTAGTCGGTGTACAGGCTGGCCCGGCGACCGTGGCCGGCCTGCGCATAGATCAGCACGGCATCGACCGTCATCGGCTCGGTCTTCCACTTCCACCAGATGCCCTCGCTGCGCGTGCGGCCCACGCCATAGCAGGCGGCGTGGTGCTTGAGCATGAAGCCCTCGACACCGAGTTCGCGTGCCTGCTGGCGCAGGGTGGCCAGCTCGGCCCACGGCAGCGGCTTTTCCGGCCGGCTCGGCAGTGGCGACAAAACGAGGTCGCGCAGCGCCGTGCGGTGCGCTTCCAACAGCTGGCGTCGCAGCCGTTGCGGTTGACGCCGCAGATCCTGATGCGCCCAAGCCAGCAGGTCGTAGGCGATGAACGCGCACGGCACCTTCTGCAGCCAGGCAGCCGTCAGCTTCTGACGCGTGATGCGCTGCTGCAGTTGGGCAAACGGGGCCGGTGAAAAGGGCAGATCCAGCCCGGGTGAAGGCTCGTCACGGATGGCGAGAATCTCGCCATCGAGCACCGTGCCATCCGGCCAGTGCTGCGCGAGCGCCACCAGATCGGGAAAGCGCTCGGTGATCAGCTCCTCGCCTCGTGACCAGATGCCGACCTGGCCATCGCGGCGCACGATCTGCGCGCGGATGCCATCGAACTTCCATTCGACGAGCCAGTCGGCTGGTGGGCCCAGCACGGTCTCGTGCGCGCCACCCGGCGCATCGGCCTCTTCCAGTGGGTGGGCCAGAAAGAAGGGATAGGGCTGGGTACCCTGGGGTTCATCGGCATCCCCGTCCAGGGGCGCGATGAGCCGCGCATACGCGTCGGCATCGGGGGCATGGCGGGCATCGGTGTAGCCCATCAGGCGCTGGGCCACCACCGTGGTGGGCAGTCCGGCGTGCTCGGCCAGCGATCGGATCACCAGCTGCTTGCTCACGCCCACGCGCCAGCCCCCACCAATCAGCTTGACCAGCACGAAGCGCTGCGCCCAGTCGAGCGGGGCCATCCACGCGCGCAAGGCCACGTGTTGCGCCTCGATCGGCTGGCCGCGCAATGGCAGCAGCCGTTCCTGAAGCCAACGGTGCAAGGGCAGGGCGGTGGCCTCCCGCGTCTCGAGGGTCTCGGCCTGCGTGTGCGGCAGCAGATGGGCAATGGTCTCCGCGAGATCGCCCACCGCCTGGTACGAGACCTCGAACAGCCACTCGTCGATGCCAGCTGCCTCAGCGGCCCACCGGCGCAGCTCGGTGGTGTTGATGGCCCGCCGGGGCCGGCCGCCCGACAGAAAGTACACCGCCCATGCGGCGTCCTGCGGCCCGGCATCCCGCCAGTAGCGCAGCAACGACGCCACCTTGTCGCGGGTGGCGGTGCTGGCGTCCAGTTCGGTGTAGAGCTGCGCGAATCGCTGCATAGCAGCAGCCTAGCATCGCGCAGCGCCGGGGCCGCTCAGTCTGCGTGGCAGACCGGGTCTCGCGGGTGCTGCACGCAGTAGCGCGCGCGGCAGGTGGCACCCTGGGCGCCGGTCAGCGCCTTGCACGTTGCCCAGTCTGCTGCGGCCACCGTCGTGCCCGCACCCGGGGCGGCCTGGCGGGGGCGGGTGTGCGTCATCAGGGCCTGTACCAGCGCGACGTCGTCGGCACCCGGTCGGTTGGCGCGGGGGGCCGAAGCCGTGCGCTCTGCATGCCGCCCGCGCTCGGAGCGTTCCGCCCGCGCGATGTCCGTCCGGGGGGGCTTGCCCGGCTGGTGGGCCTTCGTGGCCTGAGCATCTGCCGGGGCGTCGGTCGATGCCACGAGCGGGGCGGGCGACGGCTGGCCTCGGGTTTGCTCGCTTCCCGAGGTCGACGCGTTGCTCGGTGCCGCCGCCACGGCACTCGCGGCTGCGGCCGTCTGGGGCGAGCCCGCAGTCGGATCGGGAGCGACGTTCTCGATGCGTGCAGCCGGGGCCGGGGCGGTCAGGGCAGCCAGCGGCCCGCCCGATCCCGGTGCCTTGGGCGTCGCACTGTGCGCCGCGGAGGCCACAGCTGCGGGCGCCGACGCCACGTTGGTGTGGGGGGCCGCCGCCCACCGCGAAGCCTCGGGATTGCCTTCCTGGACCACCATCGAGAACGTGGCCAGCAAGGCCAGCGCGCCACCCGCCATCAGCACGACGGCGGCTCGCTTCTGCCACCGGGCACGGTGTTGCGGTTGCCGGCGTCGCGTGGAGGGGGCCCCCCGTGCGGGCTGGCGCGCCGACTCCAGCGTGGACAGCAGCCCCACGGGTGGCTGTCCGCCTGCAGTGTGTTCAGGGTGGTCGGGGTCCATCCCGGCAAAGAGGCTCGGACGGTCCAGCGATGGACGCGCCGAGGCGCCTGTTTCATGGCTCACGCCAGTCTCCCT
This is a stretch of genomic DNA from Aquabacterium olei. It encodes these proteins:
- a CDS encoding right-handed parallel beta-helix repeat-containing protein, producing MFKRVVLAVGLLAGALAGCGGGGGAATPGSVALAPTAGADETAQASGLVLAVTPLGASSTARVACAETQAVSVDTLGARPDDGVDDTAALQQAINTAPAGTTFVFPAGVYQISAMLLPRSDLTLCASTTATLRWTGASGHLIDAAYRGRADRFNLYNLVFDGASVILAGSGNRVVNNTFRNVNRPTAAPESDHTRMHALHIVGFEDGVIEHNVFDNIDTNTALIGHGVSGSVIRNNSMGRVYQAMHFFEITGTEVAQNRLSGMRRMGIEVQGSNLRGLVIRDNVLSDWRFEADQRELIGMSVVSGDSVVIQGNVLRCGAGCDNSERGWGMELGGAGTLAVQRNVVQGFAIGLGVAILDSVTLDGNAVYDSHSGIYKFNNGPVSGSMRVTGNHIENARDCGICGEWSLTRAPVLSGNTIAREAGRWAGDAGRRYVGIIASPVTSGASAMQIQGNRLLLEGSAAAGLHGWGVCLCGVNANLSGLTLSGNWFGGSGGDWGGGVLINAERAAGGVRFASNQFQNMAMAVAGVHTWLAGGFTASGNTAFNVPTAGLWPGVVDASARVDLPRLGLTASASGSQRTLQLSGLAGGSNATWLFGDGLSATSTASSIRHLYVLNGGQTMRARAWVGHPSGAWLTASAALPFAVPAP
- a CDS encoding D-hexose-6-phosphate mutarotase — translated: MSEPTFPMTQVLGQPAVQIQSPDGARATVLLHGGHVVSWIPAGGQEQLYLSPRAVAGEGQAVRGGVPVIFPQFEQRGPDVSLPRHGLARNRAWRLEGGHAGRDHAQATFVLQDDEATRAIWPHGFTLELTVSVSGGRLDLELFAENTGTTTWPFAAALHTYLAVSDLQQVRLQGLEGCRYVDSLLRTETIEDHPEKRFHGEIDRIYEKVPAGLLLRDGPRRLAIETEGLPDAVIWNPGPEKCAALKDMPPDGWQHMLCVEGARVFQPVTLGPQENWTGRQSFTLLSA
- a CDS encoding DUF429 domain-containing protein, with amino-acid sequence MSAAAPTWLLGLDFSSAPSARKPLTLAWGRRAGSVVRLERVDELPTHAALSALLDPAAPGPLASGFVMGCDFPFGLPRVFVEALATRGPGLLPRWLGGHDPVPGVAPELAHALSETERLIRALHAHCEDRAGFQRLVDGWGDTWHADRPPGPRLAHRTADLAIPDMVSTSPLQTRYVPVGKMYFEGLMRLVAANLALPGQREGRPYAVALEAYPGWLAREVLGRRSYKSDTVATDDRLIARKDLVAALEQGRTRLGLRLKLSAAQHDALVADPKGDRLDAVLCLIQAAWGQQRAEAGDARYGIPAGIDPVEGWILTG
- a CDS encoding BLUF domain-containing protein, whose amino-acid sequence is MLVRLLYASRAKVPLTPETIDAILAASRKDNPQQGITGLLCHSGDIFMQVLEGGREQVNQLYTRICQDTRHHDVVLLRYEEITERRFAGWTMGQVNLARVNPSTLLKYSERPVLDPYAVSGEVSMALLEELIATACIVSRQS
- the folE gene encoding GTP cyclohydrolase I, whose amino-acid sequence is MNSPSLRAIDPHATEADDDQGVPVSVKIRERLKAAQRRFHANDNIAEFIEPGELEKLLDEVQGKMSAVLSSLVIDTESDHNTQDTARRVAKMYLNEIFKGRYHAAPPVTEFPNAERLNELMIVGPITVRSACSHHLCPIIGRVWIGIMPNEHSNLIGLSKYARLIDWVMSRPQIQEEAVTQVADLLQSRMSPDGLAVVMEADHFCMHWRGVKDMDSKMINSVMRGSFLKDPNLRREFLSLVNHKKG
- a CDS encoding ATP-dependent DNA ligase, with product MQRFAQLYTELDASTATRDKVASLLRYWRDAGPQDAAWAVYFLSGGRPRRAINTTELRRWAAEAAGIDEWLFEVSYQAVGDLAETIAHLLPHTQAETLETREATALPLHRWLQERLLPLRGQPIEAQHVALRAWMAPLDWAQRFVLVKLIGGGWRVGVSKQLVIRSLAEHAGLPTTVVAQRLMGYTDARHAPDADAYARLIAPLDGDADEPQGTQPYPFFLAHPLEEADAPGGAHETVLGPPADWLVEWKFDGIRAQIVRRDGQVGIWSRGEELITERFPDLVALAQHWPDGTVLDGEILAIRDEPSPGLDLPFSPAPFAQLQQRITRQKLTAAWLQKVPCAFIAYDLLAWAHQDLRRQPQRLRRQLLEAHRTALRDLVLSPLPSRPEKPLPWAELATLRQQARELGVEGFMLKHHAACYGVGRTRSEGIWWKWKTEPMTVDAVLIYAQAGHGRRASLYTDYTFAVWNRPPRDDAEVLAVLDAISAGQPPDPEGLQLVTFAKAYSGLTDAEITQVDKVIRQTTLQKFGPVRAVRPSLVFELGFEGIAPSPRHKSGLAVRFPRILRWRTDKPLREADTLESLRRCLTGYSAGNN